One Vigna unguiculata cultivar IT97K-499-35 chromosome 7, ASM411807v1, whole genome shotgun sequence genomic region harbors:
- the LOC114189891 gene encoding plastid-lipid-associated protein 6, chloroplastic, whose amino-acid sequence MASLNLLPHPPPFSFSSSSFHRFRCNTLLLAPKLSQRRPSFLVKSAVGVAEPAAYSSGYAGDTSDSISSLKLNLLSAVSGLNRGLAANEDDLRKADGAAKELEAAAGLVDLSDGLDKLQGRWKLIYSSAFSSRTLGGSRPGPPIGRLLPITLGQVFQRIDILSKDFDNIVELQLGAPWPLPPLEVTATLAHKFELIGSSKIKIVFEKTTVKTAGNLAQLPPLEVPRIPDALRPSSNTGSGEFEVTYLDSDTRITRGDRGELRVFVIS is encoded by the exons ATGGCTTCCCTCAACCTTCTTCCCCACCCTCcacccttttctttttcctcttcttcctttcacAGATTCCGATGCAACACTCTTCTTCTCGCGCCAAAACTTTCCCAGCGCAGGCCTTCTTTTCTGGTCAAATCTGCCGTGGGCGTGGCTGAACCTGCTGCATATTCTTCCGGCTACGCTGGGGACACTTCTGATTCCATCTCCTCTCTGAAGCTGAATCTGCTG AGTGCTGTTTCTGGGCTGAATAGAGGTCTTGCTGCTAATGAAGATGATCTGCGAAAGGCTGACGGTGCGGCTAAGGAACTTGAGGCTGCTGCAGGACTTGTGGATCTTTCCGATGGTCTTGATAAATTGCAAGGAAGATGGAAACTCATATATAGCAGTGCATTCTCATCTCGAACTCTAGGTGGTAGTCGCCCTGGACCTCCCATTGGAAGACTCCTTCCCATAACTCTTGGACAG GTTTTTCAACGCATTGACATCTTAAGCAAAGATTTTGATAACATAGTGGAGCTTCAGTTGGGTGCTCCATGGCCACTACCACCCCTTGAAGTAACAGCCACATTGGCTCACAAATTTGAACTTATAG GATCTTCAAAGATAAAGATAGTATTTGAGAAAACCACTGTGAAGACAGCTGGGAATTTAGCACAGTTGCCACCATTAGAGGTGCCTCGAATTCCGGATGCATTGAGGCCTTCTTCCAATACAGGAAGTGGTGAATTTGAAGTTACATATCTTGACTCAGATACCCGCATCACAAGAGGGGACAGAGGCGAGCTAAGGGTCTTTGTGATTTCTTGA
- the LOC114190265 gene encoding long-chain-alcohol oxidase FAO1-like — translation MKRECHPLLRGGRRHTTHSLSSPEMESLRSMCEALFPPLHLEHLDATKHSTKSEAVQHFWKSSASEFSVPQQCADILIKRALKEALIFVRLILWMLSTRLGTLLLCGTLCLSKKWPCIHNYSNISLDNREKVLQKWFKHRFLTPVRLAFLYVKVLCLFVFFSQCDEKGENPAWEAIGYKVDSDEITRMVQKERPLDKGIVEAANESDWSLPKSLAEKGLEVSIDAENNVLGVKCDVVIVGSGCGGGVAAAILASSGLKVLVLEKGNYYASSDYSSLEGPSLNELYELGGTFASWDGKMAILAGSTVGGGSAVNWAASIRTPDSVLKEWEKDHKLSIFSSHEYLSAMDMVCKRIGVTDKCEEEGLQNQVLRKGCKNLGLQVDYVPRNSSERHYCGSCNYGCTRGEKQGTEVTWLVDAVDHDAVILTGTKAERFILENNKGGRVRRKKCLGVMANVLTNNVTRKLKIEAKVTVSACGALLTPPLMISSGLKNKHIGKNLHMHPVLMTWGYFPDSNSDLKGKCYEGGIITSVHKVVSEDSKVKAIVETPALGPAALSTLVPWVSGPDFKERMLKYSRTVHLITIIRDKGCGVVRSEGRVHYELDESDKENMKDGVKQALRILIAAGAVEVGTHRSDGQRIECNENNEKELERFVESIYATGGSMSHEEKWSIYSSAHQMGSCRMGMSEKEGAVDENGMSWEAEGLFVCDASLLPTAIGVNPMITIQSTAYCVAKRIAAFLGTG, via the exons ATGAAGAGAGAGTGTCATCCTTTGCTGAGAGGAGGAAGAAGACACACTACACATTCTCTTTCTTCACCTGAGATGGAATCACTTAGAAGCATGTGTGAGGCTCTGTTTCCTCCTCTGCACTTGGAACATTTGGACGCAACAAAACACAGCACGAAAAGCGAAGCTGTGCAACATTTCTGGAAATCTTCAGCCTCTGAATTCTCCGTCCCTCAACAG TGTGCAGATATACTGATAAAAAGAGCTCTGAAAGAAGCATTGATATTTGTGAGATTGATCCTATGGATGCTGTCAACAAGGTTGGGCACTTTGTTGCTGTGTGGGACTCTCTGTCTGAGTAAGAAATGGCCTTGCATCCACAACTACTCAAATATTTCTTTGGACAACAGAGAAAAGGTTCTGCAGAAATGGTTTAAGCATCGCTTCCTCACACCTGTTAGACTTGCATTCCTTTACGTCAAAGTTCTGTGcctctttgttttcttctctcaG TGTGATGAGAAGGGTGAAAACCCAGCATGGGAAGCTATAGGATATAAGGTTGACAGTGATGAGATCACGCGCATGGTTCAGAAAGAGAGGCCTCTTGACAAGGGAATAGTGGAAGCTGCGAATGAGAGTGATTGGAGCCTGCCTAAGTCTCTTGCTGAGAAAGGTCTTGAAGTTTCTATAGATGCTGAAAACAATGTCCTTGGAGTAAAGTGTGATGTGGTAATTGTTGGGTCTGGTTGTGGGGGAGGAGTTGCAGCTGCTATTCTGGCAAGTTCAGGCTTGAAGGTGCTGGTTCTTGAGAAGGGTAACTACTATGCCTCCAGTGATTATTCTTCTCTAGAAGGGCCTTCTTTGAACGAGCTTTATGAATTAGGAGGAACTTTTGCATCCTGGGATGGAAAAATGGCGATTCTGGCAGGGTCAACAGTGGGTGGTGGATCTGCTGTTAACTGGGCAGCATCTATTAGAACACCAGATAGTGTGCTTAAggaatgggaaaaagaccacaaATTATCAATCTTTTCCAGCCATGAATACCTTTCTGCCATGGACATGGTGTGCAAAAGGATTGGTGTAACCGACAAGTGTGAGGAGGAAGGGCTCCAGAATCAAGTTCTCAGAAAAGGTTGCAAGAATCTTGGTCTTCAAGTTGACTACGTGCCAAGAAACTCATCAGAACGACATTACTGTGGGTCTTGCAACTACGGTTGTACAAGAGGAGAAAAACAAGGAACAGAGGTCACATGGCTCGTTGATGCTGTGGATCACGATGCAGTGATACTAACAGGAACCAAAGCTGAAAGATTTATATTGGAAAATAACAAGGGAGGGAGAGTGAGAAGAAAGAAATGCTTAGGAGTAATGGCCAATGTTTTAACAAATAACGTCACTCGGAAACTGAAAATTGAGGCCAAAGTCACAGTTTCAGCCTGTGGGGCGCTTCTGACGCCACCTTTAATGATCTCCAGTGGATTGAAGAACAAGCACATCGGAAAGAATCTTCATATGCATCCAGTGCTAATGACGTGGGGGTATTTTCCAGACTCAAATTCTGATCTGAAGGGTAAATGCTATGAGGGGGGAATAATAACTTCTGTCCATAAGGTGGTATCCGAGGACTCTAAAGTGAAAGCCATAGTTGAAACTCCAGCACTGGGGCCAGCAGCGTTATCTACACTGGTTCCTTGGGTGTCTGGACCTGACTTCAAAGAAAGAATGCTGAAATATTCAAGGACTGTTCATCTGATCACAATCATCAGGGACAAGGGTTGTGGAGTAGTAAGGAGTGAGGGTAGGGTGCACTATGAGTTAGATGAATCGGACAAAGAGAATATGAAGGATGGAGTGAAGCAGGCACTGAGAATTCTTATAGCAGCTGGTGCTGTTGAGGTAGGTACTCATAGAAGTGACGGACAGAGAATTGAATGTAATGAGAATAATGAAAAGGAATTGGAGAGGTTTGTGGAATCCATATATGCAACAGGAGGGTCAATGTCACATGAAGAAAAATGGAGTATATATAGTTCAGCACACCAGATGGGGAGTTGCAGGATGGGGATGAGTGAAAAAGAAGGTGCAGTGGATGAAAATGGGATGAGTTGGGAAGCAGAAGGTTTGTTTGTGTGTGATGCAAGTTTGCTTCCAACTGCAATTGGTGTGAATCCCATGATTACTATACAATCTACTGCATATTGTGTTGCCAAGAGAATTGCAGCTTTTCTGGGAACAGGATAA
- the LOC114189697 gene encoding alkaline ceramidase-like → MERKMSSFWGPVTSTTDCCEKNYEYSSYIAEFYNTISTIPTILLALVGLINAYRERFEKRFCILYVTIMALSIGSMLYHATLQRVQQQSDETPMMWEILLYMYILYSPDWHYPRTMPIFLFVYCVIFAIVHSVVRFGIGFKVHYIIICLLCSPRMYKYYIYTDCVPAKRLGKLYAVTLLLAGLCWIGDHVFCKQISSWPINPQGHALWHIFMGFNSYFANTFLMFCRAQQLAWSPKVVHVMGVLPYVKIEKPKRQ, encoded by the exons ATGGAGAGGAAAATGTCTAGCTTCTGGGGTCCGGTTACATCAACTACAGATTGCTGTGAAAAGAATTACGAATATTCATCTTATATTGCAGAATTTTATAACACAATATCCACCATTCCAACCATTCTTTTGGCTCTTGTCGGTCTTATAAATGCTTATAGAGAACGGTTTGAGAAAAGATTTTGCATTCTTTATGTAACAATTATGGCACTTTCCATTGGAAGCATGTTGTACCATGCCACGCTACAGCGTGT GCAACAACAGAGCGATGAAACTCCTATGATGTGGGAGATTCTGCTATACATGTACATCCTGTATTCCCCGGATTGGCACTATCCTCGAACAATGCCCATCTTCCTATTTGTGTATTGTGTTATCTTTGCCATTGTTCATTCGGTGGTGCGTTTTGGAATTGGGTTCAAAGTTCATTACATCATTATCTGCCTCCTCTGCAGTCCAAGAATGTACAAGTATTACATTTATACTGATTGTGTGCCTGCAAAGCGCCTGGGAAAGCTGTATGCAGTTACTCTTCTATTGGCAGGTTTGTGTTGGATAGGCGATCATGTTTTCTGCAAGCAAATTTCTAGTTGGCCAATTAATCCACAAGGTCATGCTTTGTGGCATATCTTCATGGGTTTCAATTCCTACTTTGCaaacacattcttgatgtttTGTCGGGCTCAACAACTTGCCTGGTCTCCAAAAGTTGTCCATGTAATGGGTGTCTTGCCCTATGTCAAGATTGAGAAGCCAAAACGCCagtaa
- the LOC114191872 gene encoding phosphatidate cytidylyltransferase 1-like: MQRDTSTTSPSTTSGRIRHRKRSNEVIPEVSKANGTQLLVNDKSKYKSMLIRAYSSVWMIGGFVLIIYMGHLYITAMVVVIQIFMAKELFNLLRRAHEDRQLPGFRLLNWHFFFTAMLFVYGRILNPRLVNTVTSDMVLYRLVSSLIKYHMVICYALYIAGFMWFILTLKKKMYKYQFGQYAWTHMILIVVFGQSSFTVASIFEGIFWFLLPATLIVINDIAAYIFGFFFGKTPLIKLSPKKTWEGFIGASVTTIISAFMLADIMGHSQWLTCPRKDLSTGWLHCDPGPLFKPESYSLPGWIPHWFPWKEVSILPVQWHALCLGLFASIIAPFGGFFASGFKRAFKIKDFGDSIPGHGGITDRMDCQMVMAVFAYIYHQSFVVQQSLSVEMILDQILINLSFNEQEALYLRLGEILQQGIPKS, from the exons ATGCAGAGGGATACTAGTACCACTTCCCCATCAACCACAAGTGGTCGGATTAGGCACCGAAAACGCTCAAATGAG GTTATCCCGGAAGTTAGCAAAGCAAATGGGACCCAGTTACTTGTTAACGACAAAAGTAAATACAAGTCCATGCTAATTCGAGCATATTCATCTGTATGGATGATTGGAGGCTTTGTGTTGATAATATATATGGGTCACCTGTACATCACTGCAATGGTAGTGGTTATTCAAATCTTCATGGCAAAGGAGCTTTTCAATCTACTCAGGAGAGCTCATGAAGATAGGCAGCTGCCTGGATTTAGGCTATTAAACTG GCATTTTTTCTTCACTGCAATGTTGTTTGTTTATGGACGTATTCTGAATCCACGCCTGGTTAACACTGTAACTTCAGACATGGTTTTATATCGGCTAGTGAGCAGTCTAATTAAGTATCATATGGTTATCTGCTACGCCTTGTACATTGCAG GATTTATGTGGTTCATTCTGacattgaagaaaaagatgTACAAGTACCAATTTGGCCAGTATGCTTGGACACATATGATTCTAATTGTTGTATTTGGCCAGTCCTCCTTCACTGTGGCGAGCATTTTTGAAGGGATTTTCTG GTTTCTTCTCCCAGCAACACTTATTGTCATTAATGATATTGCTGCTTATATCTTTGGTTTCTTCTTTGGTAAAACCCCTTTGATTAAGTTATCTCCAAAGAAAACCTGGGAGGGTTTTATTGGGGCATCTGTTACCACCATCATCTCTGCATTTATG CTTGCTGACATCATGGGTCATTCTCAGTGGCTAACTTGTCCAAGGAAG GATTTATCAACTGGTTGGCTTCACTGTGATCCTGGTCCTCTGTTTAAGCCAGAATCTTACTCCTTACCAGGATGGATCCCTCACTGG TTTCCTTGGAAGGAGGTATCCATCCTACCTGTTCAATGGCATGCTTTATGTCTTGGCTTGTTTGCTTCGATTATTGCACCTTTTGGAGGTTTCTTTGCAAGTGGTTTTAAAAGggcttttaaaataaag GATTTTGGTGATAGTATTCCTGGACATGGTGGAATTACTGACAGAATGGATTGCCAG ATGGTTATGGCCGTGTTTGCATATATATATCATCAGTCATTTGTTGTGCAACAAAGTCTCTCGGTTGAAATGATTTTGGACCAg ATATTAATCAACCTGTCGTTCAATGAACAAGAAGCTCTATATTTGAGGCTTGGAGAAATTTTACAACAGGGGATTCCAAAATCTTAG